In Clostridium sp., one DNA window encodes the following:
- a CDS encoding sirohydrochlorin cobaltochelatase → MVENERGILIVSFGTSIPKILKSCIESTENSIKNAFKSYEVRRAFTSHMIIDKLKKDYNLSIDTVEEALEEMELDGFREVYIQPLHIIPGDEYDKLVASSCKYSSRFESLVIGRPVLYRQNDYRIAVKALRTQIQKYCSHGSAIILMGHGSSHPINASYSMLQYMLRDEGINNAYIATVEGYPALENVIPQLEAKNVEKVMLMPFMLVAGNHAFEDMAGSLPDSWKNILEREGFDVKCYMHGLGENPCFHSIYIQHLKDSINGNPLMKEDSYPEAAIDSIRGNEK, encoded by the coding sequence ATGGTAGAAAATGAAAGGGGAATACTCATAGTCAGCTTCGGCACAAGTATTCCGAAAATATTGAAATCATGCATAGAAAGTACTGAAAATTCTATAAAAAATGCATTCAAGAGCTATGAGGTGAGAAGAGCATTTACGTCGCATATGATAATTGACAAACTCAAGAAGGATTATAATTTAAGTATAGATACAGTGGAAGAAGCACTTGAGGAGATGGAGCTTGACGGCTTCAGGGAGGTATATATCCAACCGCTGCACATAATTCCAGGAGATGAATATGACAAACTGGTTGCAAGTTCGTGTAAATACAGCAGCAGATTTGAAAGTCTTGTTATAGGTAGGCCTGTATTGTATAGACAAAATGATTACAGAATAGCTGTAAAGGCACTAAGAACCCAAATCCAGAAATACTGCAGCCACGGCAGTGCAATAATTTTAATGGGCCATGGATCAAGTCATCCTATAAATGCCAGTTATTCCATGCTTCAATATATGCTGAGGGATGAGGGAATAAATAATGCATATATAGCTACCGTTGAGGGATATCCTGCTCTGGAAAATGTGATTCCACAGCTTGAAGCGAAAAATGTAGAAAAAGTTATGCTGATGCCATTCATGCTCGTAGCTGGGAATCATGCGTTTGAAGATATGGCAGGCAGTTTGCCTGATTCATGGAAAAATATACTTGAGAGAGAAGGTTTTGATGTGAAATGCTATATGCATGGGCTTGGAGAAAATCCGTGCTTTCACAGTATATATATACAGCATTTGAAGGATTCCATAAATGGAAATCCACTTATGAAGGAAGATAGTTATCCTGAGGCTGCAATAGACAGTATAAGAGGGAATGAAAAATGA
- the cobJ gene encoding precorrin-3B C(17)-methyltransferase, with protein MGKLYVIGIGPGSVENMTLRAVNALKKSEIVIGYTKYLEMISELIEGKKIFSTGMRGEIERCRKAVQLAENKIVSIVSTGDSGVYGMAGLVLELGKCDNIEIIPGVTASLAAASLVGAPLMHDSCSISLSDLMTPYDVIKGRVEFAAKGDFVISLYNPKSKGRPFYLSECMGIIKKYRDSSTPVAIVKNALREGQNVVITELGKFSDESVDMMSIVIIGSSSSYIKKGKFITPRGYNIN; from the coding sequence TTGGGAAAACTGTATGTAATAGGCATAGGGCCTGGAAGTGTGGAAAATATGACACTGAGGGCTGTAAATGCTTTAAAGAAGAGTGAAATTGTAATTGGATATACAAAATATCTGGAAATGATTTCTGAACTGATTGAGGGCAAAAAGATATTTTCCACCGGGATGAGGGGGGAGATAGAAAGATGCAGAAAGGCAGTTCAATTGGCAGAGAATAAAATTGTGTCCATAGTGAGTACCGGCGATTCAGGGGTTTACGGAATGGCTGGACTTGTCCTTGAACTTGGCAAGTGTGACAATATTGAGATAATACCTGGAGTAACGGCATCTCTTGCCGCTGCATCGCTTGTGGGTGCACCTCTCATGCATGACAGCTGCAGCATAAGCCTGAGTGATCTTATGACACCTTATGATGTTATAAAAGGAAGGGTTGAGTTTGCTGCAAAAGGTGATTTTGTAATATCACTCTATAATCCCAAAAGCAAGGGAAGGCCCTTTTATCTTTCAGAGTGTATGGGTATTATAAAAAAATACAGGGATTCAAGTACACCTGTAGCCATTGTAAAAAATGCACTCAGGGAAGGACAGAATGTTGTAATTACTGAACTTGGGAAGTTTTCAGATGAATCAGTGGACATGATGAGCATCGTTATAATCGGAAGCAGCAGCAGCTATATCAAAAAAGGTAAATTTATAACCCCACGTGGATATAATATTAATTGA